The genomic region ATCTCAGCATGGGCCAGCCGACCGACCATTCGCCGCGCACCGGCTGGCTGGCGGCGCAGCTCGCGCACGCGGCACGATTCGATGCATCGGTGTGCGACACGGCTCGCGAGGTGGCGCTGTTGCGCTGGTCGGGCTGCACGGCGAACGCGGCGGGCTTCGCGCAGGTATTCGGCGATGACGTCGCGATCCGCGCCGCGATGCTCGAGAGCCGGCCCGCCATGGCTGAAGCGATCGGCAGCGCGGGTGTCGCGCTGATCCCGCTCGCGCAGATTCATTGCGAAGTCTCGGGCGAGGTGGCGCGAATACTCGGTCTGTCCAGCGCGACGGAAACCGCGCTGCGGCACATTTTCGAAACCTGGGACGGCAACGGGCTGCCTGCGCGGCTCGAACGCGAACAGGTGCCGCCCGCCGTGTCGATCGTCGCGCTGGCGGGCGACCTGGACGTGCTCAGCCGCACGTACGGCATCGAACAGGCCCTCGACTTGATCGGCCAGCGCGCGGGGTCACGTTATCCGGCCGTGCTCGTCGAGACTGCTGCGCGCGACGCACCGCGCTGGCTGGCGGCGCTCGAGCACATGGCGCCCGCCGACCTGGATGCCGCATTGGCCACGCCGGACATGCAGGGCGCGACGTCCGCCGAATTGATTGCGGACGTCATCGATCTGAAACTGCCGTGGATGACGGGTTTTTCGCGTTCGGTCGCGGCGACGGCGGCCGCCTGTTACGGCCGTCTTTCGCCGGACGAGGCCGCGCGCGAACGCGTGTACCGGGCCGGACTGATTCATGGCATCGGCAGGGCCGCGGTGCCGAACGATGTGTGGAATCTGCCGACGCGGCTGCCTGCGAGCGCATGGGAAAAGGTGCGACTCGTCCCGTACTGGACCGAGCGCGCCGGCAGGCAGACCGGCGCGCTCGGCGAAGCCGCGGTGCTTGCGTCGTATGCCTACGAGCGGCAGGACGGTTCGGGCTATTTTCGCGGCGCGCGCGATGTGGCGCTGACGCTCGAAGCGCGCGTGCTGGCGGCGTCGCTGGCGTGGGTCGCGTTGCGCTCGGCGCGTCCGTGGCGCGCGGCGCTGAGCGATGCCGCCGCCGCCGTCCAGTTGCAGGAAGAAGCGGCGTGCGGCCGGCTATGCGGCGAAGTGGTAGCCGCGCTCGTGACGGGCGGGACGCCCGTGCCCCGGCGCATCGCCACGGGCGCGTCGGCCGTTGGCCCGCGCCTGTCCGCGCGGGAAATCGACGTCCTGCGGGCAATCTCCCGCGGCGCGAGTAACAAGCAGGTCGCGCAGGCGCTCGCGATGAGTCCGAGCACGGTGCGCACCCATGTCGAGAAGGCGTTCCGCAAGCTCGAATGTTCGACGCGCGCCGCGGCGACCCTCAAGGCGTCGGCGCTGGGGCTGCTCTGACGCGCTCCGCGACGCGGATTCGCTTTCGTGTGTGCGCGGACGGCCCGTCGGGCCGGCGCGACCTTTGACGCTCCGCCTGTCCGGTGGCTTATCCCGCGTATCGAAGATGGCGGTTGCACCATTCAAGTCGACCAGTCGTTGATCCGTTCCCTGCGATCCGAGTCTGTCGCGTCGGTGTCGGCCCAACCGTACCCCAACGTCGCGATTGCGAAGTAGACGGCACCGACGGCTTCGCAGGAAAGCAGCGCGCCGGCCAGCGCCATTCGCGCTCCACCCGAGACCATTTGCGCCGGCGCGTCGGCGTGTTTCCCGCGATGCACTGCGGTGCCGATCCGAAACAGGCCCGACACGATAGCGAGCACGCCGAACGCACGCGGCAGGCCGCTCGCCAATGCGACGATGAAGATCTGACGTCCCGACATTGCAGTGATCCTCCCGGTCCGGTATCGCGTGACGGCTGCCTATCCTGACACCCGATCGTTCGCGGCGCCATCGGACAAGTGACCGATGGCGCCGGCCTAAACCGATGCATGGCGGCGCGCGATCGGCGCTACGACACGCGCGAGAACACGTCCGTGATGAGCCGGTCGGGTTCGATGTCGGTGAACGCATCGATATCTGCCATGACGTCTGCCGTCTCCGCGGACGCGAACGCAGCGTCCAGCGCCGCACTGTCCTTGAAACGGCACATCGCCACGACGATCAGTTCGCTATCCTCACGTGCTGGAAAGAAAGCGTCGATAGCGTCGAGCCCGTACGGCTTCCAGGATTTTTCCACCAGCGGAATGTGTTGTTCGACGTAGTAACGGGCATCGAATCGCGTGCCCGCGGCTCGGCGATAGGAGACGATGAAATACACGAAGAACCTCCAGGTCGGACTGACGCGGCGATGAATGTCGGTACGGGAAAATACGGGCAAATACAAACGATCACGGCCGTTCGCGTTCGGGGCCGAAGCCCGGACGCGCGGCGGCCCGCATCGACGTATGAGCGGCACCCGCCCGTGCAAGCGAGATGCCCAGCGCGGCGCCCACGGCGAGGAACACCGAGATCGACAGCAGTGCGACGATGAACGCATGCGCGATGGCCGCCGGATCCTGGCGCGTGCCGAGCGTCGTATAGAAAATGCCGCCGATGATCGCCACGCTCAGCGACGTGCTGACCTGCAGCGTCGAGCTGGCGATGCCGGCGATCATGCCGGACAGCGCCGGTGCGACGCGCCCCGTCACCATGCGCATGAGCGTCGGCAGCGCGAGACCTTGTCCGAAACCGATGACGAAGAGCACGACGGCGAGCGGCGCGGCAGCGAGCGGCATCCCGATCGGCGTGGCATCGATCAACCACGCGAGGCCGACGAGCCCGACGATCTCCAGACTCATGCCGAACGGATTGACGTAAGCGCCGATGACACGCGCGGAGGCAGGCGTCGACAACGGGCCGAGCAGGAACCCGACGCCGAACGGCAAGAACACGAGGCCCGCGCTCAGTGCGTCGACGTGCAATGCATTCTGCAGATACACCGAGAACAGCAGGAAGAACGCGCCGATCGAGTACAGCAGCAGCGCGATCAGCAACGCGCGGCCGAGCCCCGGTGCGCGCAGCGCGGCCGGATCGAGCAGCGGTGCGCCGCCGCGGCGGCCGAGCCGGCGCTCGTAGCGCCAGAAGAACCCGGTGAGGGCCGGCACCGCGAGCAGCGACACCCATGCCCATACGGGCCAGCCTGCTTCGCGCCCCTCGATCAGCGGCACGATCAGCGCGCCCAGCGTCAGCATCGACAGCGCGGTGCCGCCGAGGTCGAGCTTGCGCGCATGCTGCGCACGCGTTTCCTTCAACAGCGGAATCCCGAACAGGACGACCAGAATCGCCAGCGGCAGGTTGACGAGGAAGATCGTGCGCCAGCCCAGATTCAACAGATTCAGCGAGATCAGGATCCCGCCCAGCGCCTGCCCGACCACGGCGGCGAGGCCGAATACCGCGCCGTACAAGCTGAGCGCGAGCGGCTTTTCCGCTTCGGGGAAGATCGCCTGGATCGAAGCGAGCGCCTGCGGCGCCATGATCGCGGCCGTCACGCCCTGCAACGCGCGGCCGACGATGAGCGTCCACGGCGAACTGGCGAAACCGCACAGCGTCGAGGCGATCGCAAAGCCGATCAACCCGAGGAAAAACACGCGGCCGCG from Burkholderia cepacia ATCC 25416 harbors:
- a CDS encoding HD domain-containing phosphohydrolase, encoding MPDAEARHAPLRIVDAVRALAFIGDLSMGQPTDHSPRTGWLAAQLAHAARFDASVCDTAREVALLRWSGCTANAAGFAQVFGDDVAIRAAMLESRPAMAEAIGSAGVALIPLAQIHCEVSGEVARILGLSSATETALRHIFETWDGNGLPARLEREQVPPAVSIVALAGDLDVLSRTYGIEQALDLIGQRAGSRYPAVLVETAARDAPRWLAALEHMAPADLDAALATPDMQGATSAELIADVIDLKLPWMTGFSRSVAATAAACYGRLSPDEAARERVYRAGLIHGIGRAAVPNDVWNLPTRLPASAWEKVRLVPYWTERAGRQTGALGEAAVLASYAYERQDGSGYFRGARDVALTLEARVLAASLAWVALRSARPWRAALSDAAAAVQLQEEAACGRLCGEVVAALVTGGTPVPRRIATGASAVGPRLSAREIDVLRAISRGASNKQVAQALAMSPSTVRTHVEKAFRKLECSTRAAATLKASALGLL
- a CDS encoding EthD family reductase encodes the protein MYFIVSYRRAAGTRFDARYYVEQHIPLVEKSWKPYGLDAIDAFFPAREDSELIVVAMCRFKDSAALDAAFASAETADVMADIDAFTDIEPDRLITDVFSRVS
- a CDS encoding MFS transporter, coding for MSRNDPVSPDPRRWAMFAVLLVGAFLPPLDFFIVNVALPSIRAELGASSSAEQLVISSYAGLYAVTLITGGRLGDLFGRGRVFFLGLIGFAIASTLCGFASSPWTLIVGRALQGVTAAIMAPQALASIQAIFPEAEKPLALSLYGAVFGLAAVVGQALGGILISLNLLNLGWRTIFLVNLPLAILVVLFGIPLLKETRAQHARKLDLGGTALSMLTLGALIVPLIEGREAGWPVWAWVSLLAVPALTGFFWRYERRLGRRGGAPLLDPAALRAPGLGRALLIALLLYSIGAFFLLFSVYLQNALHVDALSAGLVFLPFGVGFLLGPLSTPASARVIGAYVNPFGMSLEIVGLVGLAWLIDATPIGMPLAAAPLAVVLFVIGFGQGLALPTLMRMVTGRVAPALSGMIAGIASSTLQVSTSLSVAIIGGIFYTTLGTRQDPAAIAHAFIVALLSISVFLAVGAALGISLARAGAAHTSMRAAARPGFGPERERP